A genomic stretch from Argiope bruennichi chromosome 2, qqArgBrue1.1, whole genome shotgun sequence includes:
- the LOC129961208 gene encoding uncharacterized protein LOC129961208 isoform X1, with product MPRKIIGVHMTPRTSWKRERIKSRGESSDGTIVEMECEVRIGRLYATAPFLTINKYQGRRITTSSSALSSHSLSVDSVLHTDYLLKDLQLLYASYRELLHNAWCVLLRMVLGSCAGVLQNDDLAFIGLYVVKSAYRRHGIGRKIWNAVMKRVGDRNAGVNPVPEQLENYRDRSGFPVQTSWCSIVSHTKSMDMSLFTANDLDINLQRLILEDNDTLNEVICYDADVCGFSRGNLVPLLCSQKDSVTMVATKTDSNEICGYGNIRKNIKNGAIVGPLYADSAEIAEKILYELVKAFPIGEIEGIMMMAIDCNLPAMKMMDKLGFQTLEGIARLYRDEEVHVKYEKVFSQHSLNFSIF from the exons ATGCCAAGAAAAATCATcg GAGTTCATATGACGCCCAGGACTTCATGGAAAAGGGAGAGGATAAAGAGTAGAGGGGAAAGCAGCGACGGCACAATTGTTGAAATGGAATGTGAAGTTCGAATTGGACGTTTGTATGCGACCGCTCCGTTTCTGACGATCAATAAATACCAAGGTCGGCGGATAACTACGTCCTCATCCGCTCTGAGTTCTCATTCCTTATCGGTGGATTCGGTGCTTCATACCGACTACTTGTTGAAGGACCTGCAACTACTCTACGCTTCATATCGAGAATTGCTCCATAACGCTTGGTGCGTTTTGTTGC gAATGGTATTAGGATCCTGCGCAGGGGTCTTGCAAAATGACGATTTGGCATTTATTGGTCTGTATGTCGTTAAATCCGCCTATCGCAGGCATGGTATTGGGAGGAAAATTTGGAATGCCGTCATGAAGAGGGTTGGAGATCGCAATGCTGGTGTCAATCCAGTTCCAGAACAGCTGGAAAACTATCGAGATCGATCAGGATTTCCAGTGCAAACGAGTTGGTGTTCAATAGTATCGCACACAAAATCCATGGACATGTCACTGTTTACCGCCAATGATCTAGATATCAATTTGCAACGGCTTATCCTTGAAGACAATGACACCTTAAACGAGGTAATCTGTTATGATGCTGATGTTTGTGGATTTAGCAGGGGTAATTTGGTACCATTATTGTGCAGTCAGAAAGATTCAGTTACCATGGTTGCTACCAAGACCGACAGCAATGAAATTTGCGGATATGGTAATATAaggaagaatattaaaaatggtgCGATTGTTGGTCCTCTCTATGCTGATAGTGCAGAAATCGCAGAGAAAATTTTGTACGAACTTGTTAAAGCTTTCCCCATTGGTGAGATTGAAGGTATAATGATGATGGCAATTGACTGTAATCTACCTGCTATGAAAATGATGGATAAATTAGGTTTCCAAACTTTAGAAGGTATTGCCAGGTTGTACAGAGACGAAGAAGTCCATGTCAAGTACGAGAAAGTATTCAGTCAACATAGCCtcaatttttccatattttga
- the LOC129961208 gene encoding uncharacterized protein LOC129961208 isoform X2, producing the protein MAREVPNYTIRPMKREEIPDVLQLWRETGLAEGTYSLDTWFAHDPDGFYVAVTDDGMVLGSCAGVLQNDDLAFIGLYVVKSAYRRHGIGRKIWNAVMKRVGDRNAGVNPVPEQLENYRDRSGFPVQTSWCSIVSHTKSMDMSLFTANDLDINLQRLILEDNDTLNEVICYDADVCGFSRGNLVPLLCSQKDSVTMVATKTDSNEICGYGNIRKNIKNGAIVGPLYADSAEIAEKILYELVKAFPIGEIEGIMMMAIDCNLPAMKMMDKLGFQTLEGIARLYRDEEVHVKYEKVFSQHSLNFSIF; encoded by the exons ATGGCTCGAGAAGTACCAAATTACACTATTCGGCCCATGAAACGAGAGGAGATACCAGACGTCCTCCAACTGTGGAGGGAAACTGGCCTGGCAGAAGGAACATATTCTTTGGATACATGGTTTGCCCACGATCCAGATGGATTTTATGTAGCCGTCACTGACGACG gAATGGTATTAGGATCCTGCGCAGGGGTCTTGCAAAATGACGATTTGGCATTTATTGGTCTGTATGTCGTTAAATCCGCCTATCGCAGGCATGGTATTGGGAGGAAAATTTGGAATGCCGTCATGAAGAGGGTTGGAGATCGCAATGCTGGTGTCAATCCAGTTCCAGAACAGCTGGAAAACTATCGAGATCGATCAGGATTTCCAGTGCAAACGAGTTGGTGTTCAATAGTATCGCACACAAAATCCATGGACATGTCACTGTTTACCGCCAATGATCTAGATATCAATTTGCAACGGCTTATCCTTGAAGACAATGACACCTTAAACGAGGTAATCTGTTATGATGCTGATGTTTGTGGATTTAGCAGGGGTAATTTGGTACCATTATTGTGCAGTCAGAAAGATTCAGTTACCATGGTTGCTACCAAGACCGACAGCAATGAAATTTGCGGATATGGTAATATAaggaagaatattaaaaatggtgCGATTGTTGGTCCTCTCTATGCTGATAGTGCAGAAATCGCAGAGAAAATTTTGTACGAACTTGTTAAAGCTTTCCCCATTGGTGAGATTGAAGGTATAATGATGATGGCAATTGACTGTAATCTACCTGCTATGAAAATGATGGATAAATTAGGTTTCCAAACTTTAGAAGGTATTGCCAGGTTGTACAGAGACGAAGAAGTCCATGTCAAGTACGAGAAAGTATTCAGTCAACATAGCCtcaatttttccatattttga